The sequence TTGCTGGGGATGTGTGGTTGAAttgggcagctgttgagttggccagAGGTGTGCAGTGGTGGAGATATTTGAGAAATGTGTTATAAGGGGGTTGCTGGGAAATGCTGTTGTCTGCCATGTATCGGTGCTTCCGTTTTCTCAAGTTTCTTTATCCTTCGTTTTCTGTAACTTTGCAGGgttaactaatcctgtcatcaaaatagctaacatagaGATTTATTAATTGAGGTATtactgttggatcaggaaaattatatcaaatggtTAATATAAACAATGTATAAGGGGATCCatgtatatgtaagaatacacaaagactattccaacttctatattatctataacgatattgatgatAGGATTGTTTGCCCATGTATAGTTGTAGAGGGTGGGTGTTGGGGAAATTTGAGAGAACGTCAGCGTCGATGTATGGTGGACAGCAGTGTTTCTCGgtacctttttctaacatatttctcGAATGATTCTGTTGCTGTGtactgtttgccaactcaacagctgcctaatttgactgcatatccttagcaatcaaaaacgCGCAAAAActgaccatgaatatgaataaataagggttttctagtacattttataccgtgagagcAGGGTGAAAGTGAACCAGATGACGTCCCGCaatcatgacgtcatcgatggcgtttcagtgagctatccttattgTATATAATCCTAGTATATAATCTTTGGTATGGATgctggggagagatggagagaaggtaagggatgtttgggagagatagagagagagagcttctttatacacacacacacacacacacacacacacacacacacacacacacacacacatatagctgGATAAAGCTTGCAATGTGATAGATGcaaatattgatagatagatggacatatttttatctattttgatcATACGAAACTAAtttgacccttcccttcccttcccttcctttgtctttccttcccttccctttccttcccttcccttccctttcctttcccttcccatcccttcccttcccttatcttcccttcccttctctttccttcccttcccttctctttccttcccttcccttcccttcccttcccttcctttttttcttctttaaatcaTCATCTCTTaaccatattttcttcctcttcctcctcctcctcctcctcttcttctccctcctcctctctcccttcccttccttcctcttccattccttttctctctctcttccatctttctttatgCCATCCAATacaatccttcctccttctcttcctcttcctctctcccttcccttccttccttccttccttccttccatcctcttccattctttttttttctcttctttctttctgtcatccaattccttcctcctcctcctcctcctcctcctcctcctcctcctcctcttccttcagtacGAGTCCCCATCCTtcgaagaggaagcgaaggatcTCTACAAGGACCTCGAAGGACTCTACCGCCTCCTCCACGCCTACGTCAGGAAGAGGTTGAGGGAGGAATacggggaggaggtgaggaggaggaggaggaggttgttgttgttgttgttgatgtattttggatattgttttcttgtttttggggttttaattattttttttctccttttttttctttatttctttctttctttatttatttatttttctattcttcttcttattcctcctcctcctcctcctactactactactactactactactactactactactactactacttctactactactacagattgATCTCAAGGGCCCACTACCAGCGTGTGTGTTAGGAGACATGTGGGGAAggtcagtaataataataataataataataataataataataataatgatgataatgatgatgatgatgatgatgacttgtAATgtgactaatatattttttttcttctctccttcatacctttccttctttctcctcctccttttcttcctcttctcctcctcctcctcctcttcttcctcctcctcctccttcaatgttTTTCCTTtataatattcctcctcctcctcctcctccttttcctttctctgtcctcttcctcctcttcctcttctaaactcccctgtcttcctctttattatcgtctcctcctcctcctcttcttcttcttccttcttttttccttccttttcttccctccatattcttcctcctcctcctcctccttcttctcttctcttcctctccttcatatctcatccttttctcctccatttcctcctcctcctcctccttcttcttcttctcctctcctcttcctctccttctcttctccatttcctcctcctcctcctcctcctcccccccaaggTTCTGGACCAATATCGCCCCCCTGGTCACACCCTACCCCTCCCGGCCCCCCTTGGACGTGACCCCCGCCTTGAAAGCGCTCAACCACTCCCCCGAAACGCTCTTTCAAATGGGGgactctttcttcacctccatgGGGCTCaaggtacgaggaggaggaggaggaggaggaggaggaggaggaggttattcaTAAGTGTGATACATGGACACTATGAAGGAGTCCTATAGGGGTCCTGCATGGAGTCTTGCCCGAAGGAACTCTGTGGTCTGGCGTCATGCGTGGGTGAGGCAACGCGCCCTCTGGAGTACGCCACCACTGTAAATAAACCATTCCTTCTACCTcataccctcctctctctctctctctctctctctctctctctctctctctctctctctctctctctctctctctctctctctctctctctctctctcccccagcctGTGCCCGATACGTTCTGGACGCGTTCCATGCTCACCAAACCAGAGGACAGGGACGTCAGCTGTCATCCTACCGCCTGGGACTTCTATGACGGGAAGGACTTCAGGTCAGGATACTAAAAGGCTGGtcattcctttacttcttcttcttcctcctcctcctcctcctcctgctgttgttctttcttctctttctcctcctctacctcttcttcgtcgtcttcttcttcctcctcctcctcctcctcttgctgtgtttttctttctttttctcttcctcctcctttacctcttctccgtcttcttcttcttcctcctcctccttctgctgcttttttcttctctttctcctttacctcttcttcgtcttcctcctcctcctccttctcctcctcctcctgctgctattttcttctcttactcctttagttcttcttcgtcttcctcctcctcctcctcctcctcctcctcctccttttcgtcttccccctccttcttttcctcttcctcttcctcctttttgtcttcctcctcctcttcttccctcttcttacattattcttcctcttcctctttcttttacctcttctccgtcttcctctccctcctcctcctcctcctcctcctcgccagagCTGAaggaatttatttttattttctccgaCTTGGTACtaatgcaatgtgtgtgtgtgtgtgtgtgtgtgtgtgtgtgtgtgtgtgtgtgtgtacatattctTGTTCATGTAAGTTTCTCTCTTCCCTGTCCCACACCCTTATGTACGCacacatgtatgtatatatatatatgtgtgtgtgtgtgtacatgtgtgtgtctgttccaGGATCAAGATGTGTACCCAGGTGACCTTGGAAGACCTTCAGATCATTCACCACGAGCTGGGTCACGTCCAGTACTTCATGCAATACGCCCACTTACCCCTTGCatacaggtgagggggggggggagagggaggaggggaaagtttttttttttaaggatgaaagagtgaagatgctggttaactcttgcatcagggagttggacagcacagggatgaaagagtgaagatgctggttaactcttgcatcagggagttggacagtataaggatgaaagagtgaagatgctggttaactcttgcatcagggagttggacagcacagggatgaaagagtgaagatgctggttaactcttgcatcagggagttggacagcacagggatgaaagagtgaagatgctggttaactcttgcatcagggagttggacagcacagggatgaaagagtgaagatgctggttaactcttgcatcagggagttggacagcacagggatgaaagagtggagatgctggttaactcttgcgtcaCCTCACCAAACTCCACCAAAAAGCAACCTCGTCCTATCCCCCACAGAGACGGCGCCAATAATGGGTTCCACGAGGCTGTTGGAGAGCTTCTGGGCCTTGTGATGTCAACCCCACAGCACTTGGCCAGGAAGGGGCTGCTGGATCGCCGGCCAGATGGGGacacaggtaaggaaggaaggaaggaaggaggaggaggaggaaaaggaatggggaaagaaggagaggagaagatgaggaagaggaggaggaggaaaaagggttagaaattgaggagagagagagagagagagaaatgtaatgagagagggaggtagggaaggaaagaaggaaaggagatgaaggaaagggaagaggaggaggaggaggaggaaaaggaagaaggaagagggtagtagtagtagtagtagtagtagtagtaatagtagtagtagtaatagtagtagtagtagtagtaatagtattttttctttccttctcttcctgtccttcccttcctttctcccttcccttcctttcccttccttccttccttccttccttccttcccttcccttccttccccttccctttccttcccttccttccttcccttccttccttccccttcccttccttccttccttccttccttcccatccttccttccccttcccttccttccttcctccctctccttccttcctttccttcctccatcctcttctccttctctctctccttctctctctctctctctctctctctctctctctctctctctctctcactctctcgctctctctctctctctctcccactctctgatcTCTCGATCTCATTCTAATGCCCTTCAGTCCCTCacaccaccttcccttccacctctcctacGACTTGTGGAGGTGGCAGGTGTGGAggggcgaggtggaggaggaggagtacaacgACCTGTTCTGGAGACtgaggtaagtggaggaggaggtggaggaagaggaggaggaggatagtcaAAGCTTagattaggaggaaaggaaggagagaaggaagaaaggaatagaaggaggaggaagaggaagaaggaaggaagaggaggaggaggaggaggaagaggaagaaggaaggaagaggaggaggaggaggaggaggaagaaggaaggaagaggaggaggaagaggaagaaggaaggaagaggaggaggaggaggagggattgagaagagatggaaggaggaaagaaaggaaaatattgataacaggaggaggaggaagaaaaaaagttaagaagaggaaggaggagagagagagagagaggattaatattttctcttattttctttctttctttaattcttttctttttttctttctttctaaaacTTTActaattttatcatttttttaaccttcgcttcccttccctccccttccctttccttccctttccttcccttcctatcccttcccttccctttctatcccttcccttcctatcccttctcttcccttccattccctttcccttcctaccccttcctatcctttcccttcctttcctttcccttcctttcctttcctatcccttcccttccctttctatcccctcccttcctatcccttctcttcctttccattcccttccattccctttcccttcctaccccttcctatcctttcccttcctttcctttcctatcccttcacttcctatcccttcccttcccttcccttccattcctttcccttccctcctcttcctttccctttccttcccttcttttcccttcccttcccttccctttccttccctaacttccatacccatccgttcccttcctaacccttcccattcctttccttctcatccattcccttcctatcccttcccttcccttcccttccctttccttcctatcccttcccttcccttccctttccttcctatcctttcccaaccctacccttcccttcccaaccctacccttcccatcccttcccttcccttcctgtcccttcccaacccttcccttcccttcccttccctttccttcctatcccttcccttgccttccctaccttacccttcctttccattcctatcccttaccttcccttcccttcccactcctcccctacccttcccttctctatcccttccctacccatcccttcctatcccttccctacccatccctttccttcctttcccatcccttcccttcctatcccttccctacccatccctttccttcctttcccatcccttcccttcctatcccttcccttctaaacccttcccatcccttccccccccacccccccccaggCTTAAGTACTCCGGTGTGGTTCCCCCCGTGGCTAGGACCCCCCTGGACCTGGACCCCCCCGCGCTGTTCCACGTTAGCCACGATTACGATACCATACGATACTTCATAAGGACGATACTGCAGTTCCAggtattgttgtagtagtagtagtagtagtagtggtagtagtagtagtagtagtagtagtggtagtgtgtgtgtgtgtgtgtgtgtgtgtgtataaccgaatataatcttgtgtgtgtgtgtgtgtatctaaatttatgtgtacgtgtgtgtgtttgtatgtgtgttatgaacgtgtctgtatatgtgtgtgtgtgtgtgtgtgtgtgtgtgtgtgtaattctgtaTGTTTTGAacggtgtatgtatgtatgtatgtatgtatgtaaactttTATGTACGTATACTAGTCATGAACGTGTCTGTGTGTACGTAAAAGTATACCAGTGCCTatctatatgtgtatgtatgtatgtatgtatgtcattcCTTATGTTCCTATACGTGTTCTGAACCTGTCTTGTTCCCGTACAGTTCCTGGAGGCGCTGTGTGAGGTGTCAGGTCATACTGGTCCCCTGCACGAGTGTGACCTGTATGGCTCCGAGGCGGCGGGGAGCAGGCTGGCGTGagtgtgatggaagggaagggaagggaagggagtgttagtagggaagggaagagaaaggaaggagaagggaagggaagggaaggaaagggaaggagaaggaatgaaggaaggaaggaggaagggaaggaaggaaggaaggaaggaagggaaggaagggaaggaaggaggaagggaaggaaggaggaaggaaggagggagggaaggagggagggagggaaggaaggaaggaaggaaggaaggatggaaggaaggaaggaaggaagagagagagagagagagagagagagagagagagagagagagagagagagagagaaacagaaacacacacacacacacacacacacacaaactcccccaccctccctccctcctacccttaacaccccctccctctctttgccCCCCCAGGGAAGGACTCGCCCTGGGTAGCTCCGTCCCATGGCCCCGGGTGCTGGAGGTCCTCACAGGGTCAACCAAAATGTCCGGCAACTCCCTCCGGCGATACTTCAAGCCCCTGGAGGAGTGGCTTACACGGCAGGATCTTGAGCACgtgggctgggaggaggaggaggaggaggaggagaagaaggaggaggaggaagggtaggagaaggaaggagaaggaagggaagggaaggagaaggaggagaagggaagaaggaaggaagaaggaaggaagggaagggagaagaaggaagaaaggaagggaaggaagggaaggaagagaaggaagaggaagggaagagaagggaggaggaggaaggaaggagagaaggaagggaagggaagggaagggaagggaaggaaccttacctcccttcccttcctcttcttacattcttccttccttcctcttcctcttcctcctcccttcttcccttctgttcccttcccctctttccccatcttcctctccctccctttcttcccttcccttcccttcccttcccttccttcctcccttttccctatcccttcccttcccttcccttccttttccttcctttcctcccttcccttcccttcctttcctcctcttcccttcccttcccttcctctccctttctttcctcctctttcctctccccttctttcctcctcttcccttccctatcccttcccttcccttccctacccttcccttcccttcccttcccttcccttccttctaattaatatcatcatttttctctctcatccacaGGTACAGCGAAAGCCTATAACATCTGGCTGACCTTGGCGACGCTGATAGGCTGGGGGGCGGTGAATTTTGGGGGTCGGGTTAcctagtcccccccccccctctctctctctctctctcgttgtttttgttgttttcttcttttttttgttattcttttgataaatatatatgtttagtattttgttgttatttctttatttcaaccttttattagtagtagtagtggtagtagtagtagtagtagtagtagtagtagtagtagtagtagtagtaaccgagagagagagagagagagagagagagagagagaatgttattttAAGAATGAgataaattaaggaaaataagagagagagagagagagagagagagagagagagagagagagagagagagagagagagagagagaggtcaaaaaCTAAAATATctaatgtttattttctttttctctcacccaatctttatctatctccctattccctccctttctttatctcatgAGTATGCCCGCGTGGGAGAGGGTATCGCTGGGTATATACTCCAGAAAATCGCTCCGTTTAACACACATTCAGGACTGTTTAATCTGTCTTTTCTTCGCTAAACAGTACAAACAATGAGCCACCTTGTCATGTATTAATTCGCCTATATCGATATTTAAACCCAATACAAAAGCTTACTTAATCGGGTTGCAAGATAGCCTAATATATCCCTTCCGTAAATCGCAATGTTCAAGGCAATTCTCGACATCTAGAACTCCTTag is a genomic window of Eriocheir sinensis breed Jianghai 21 chromosome 69, ASM2467909v1, whole genome shotgun sequence containing:
- the LOC126988495 gene encoding LOW QUALITY PROTEIN: angiotensin-converting enzyme-like (The sequence of the model RefSeq protein was modified relative to this genomic sequence to represent the inferred CDS: deleted 1 base in 1 codon), which translates into the protein MWRLGVVAVVVVVVVQCGGVDWAQEEAAKQLLESYQKEAEGIYNNNTQAAWNYKTNITEETRRKQEEAAERSRVFRERWNERSRDLADRDLTPETKRLLKKVFQVQLGEEDAKKLTMVKSEMSTIYSTGEVCLDEKGCLGLFPNLTDIMANSRNYSELKEVWQQWRATVGRGIRPHYLAYLELKNKEARLNNFTDAGERWREQYESPSFEEEAKDLYKDLEGLYRLLHAYVRKRLREEYGEEIDLKGPLPACVLGDMWGRFWTNIAPLVTPYPSRPPLDVTPALKALNHSPETLFQMGDSFFTSMGLKPVPDTFWTRSMLTKPEDRDVSCHPTAWDFYDGKDFRIKMCTQVTLEDLQIIHHELGHVQYFMQYAHLPLAYRDGANNGFHEAVGELLGLVMSTPQHLARKGLLDRRPDSLSLSHSLISRSHSNALQSLTPLPFHLSYDLWRWQVWRGEVEEEEYNDLFWRLRLKYSGVVPPVARTPLDLDPPALFHVSHDYDTIRYFIRTILQFQFLEALCEVSGHTGPLHECDLYGSEAAGSRLAEGLALGSSVPWPRVLEVLTGSTKMSGNSLRRYFKPLEEWLTRQDLEHVGWEEEEEEEEKKEEEE